From one Papio anubis isolate 15944 chromosome 12, Panubis1.0, whole genome shotgun sequence genomic stretch:
- the SAC3D1 gene encoding SAC3 domain-containing protein 1 isoform X2, translating into MLGYELPVGTCPDMCPAAERAQRERERRLHRLEVVQGCRQDPPRADPQRAVKEYSRPAAGKPRPPPSQLRPPSVLLATVRYLAGEVAESADAARAEVASFVADRLRAVRLDLALQGAGDAEAAVVLEAALATLLAVVARLGPDAARGPADPVLLQAQVQEGFGSLRRCYARGAGPHPRQPAFQGLFLLYNLGESGSWRLGRAWGQEPTMTVEARWKPCVRFYSCPLPCAPARPSARP; encoded by the exons ATGCTCGGCTACGAGCTGCCCGTGGGCACCTGCCCGGACATGTGCCCGGCCGCCGAGCGCGCCCAGCGCGAAAGGGAGCGCCGCCTACACCGCTTGGAAGTGGTGCAGGGGTGCCGCCAGGACCCGCCCCGCGCCGATCCGCAGCGCGCGGTGAAGGAGTACAGCCGACCCGCCGCCGGCAAGCCCCGGCCCCCACCCAGCCAGTTGCGTCCGCCCTCCGTGCTGCTGGCCACGGTACGCTACCTGGCCGGTGAGGTGGCGGAAAGCGCCGACGCTGCCCGCGCCGAGGTGGCCAGCTTCGTGGCAGACCGCTTGCGAGCTGTGCGCCTGGACCTGGCCCTGCAGGGCGCGGGCGACGCCGAGGCAGCGGTGGTGCTGGAGGCGGCGCTGGCCACGCTGCTGGCCGTGGTGGCGCGGCTCGGGCCCGACGCGGCGCGGGGACCTGCGGACCCGGTGCTGCTGCAGGCCCAGGTGCAAGAGGGCTTCGGCTCGCTGCGGCGCTGCTACGCGCGAGGCGCGGGACCACACCCCCGCCAGCCAGCCTTCCAGGGCCTCTTTCTGCTCTATAACCTGGGTGAGTCGGGGTCCTGGCGGCTGGGCAGAGCGTGGGGACAGGAGCCCACCATGACAGTGGag GCTCGGTGGAAGCCCTGCGTGAGGTTCTACAGCTGCCCGCTGCCCTGCGCACCTGCCCGCCCCTCCGCAAGGCCTTAG
- the SAC3D1 gene encoding SAC3 domain-containing protein 1 isoform X1, with translation MGAVSRPRARGAAEASLDYNAVHLGRPTPQHRPLMLGYELPVGTCPDMCPAAERAQRERERRLHRLEVVQGCRQDPPRADPQRAVKEYSRPAAGKPRPPPSQLRPPSVLLATVRYLAGEVAESADAARAEVASFVADRLRAVRLDLALQGAGDAEAAVVLEAALATLLAVVARLGPDAARGPADPVLLQAQVQEGFGSLRRCYARGAGPHPRQPAFQGLFLLYNLGSVEALREVLQLPAALRTCPPLRKALAVDAAFREGNAARLFRLLQTLPYLASCAVQCHVGHARREALARLARAFSTPKGQTLPLGFMVNLLALDGLREARDLCQAHGLPLDGEERVVFLRGRYVEEGLPPAGTCKVLVESKLRGRTLEEVVMAEEEDEGADRPGSPA, from the exons CCCCTCATGCTCGGCTACGAGCTGCCCGTGGGCACCTGCCCGGACATGTGCCCGGCCGCCGAGCGCGCCCAGCGCGAAAGGGAGCGCCGCCTACACCGCTTGGAAGTGGTGCAGGGGTGCCGCCAGGACCCGCCCCGCGCCGATCCGCAGCGCGCGGTGAAGGAGTACAGCCGACCCGCCGCCGGCAAGCCCCGGCCCCCACCCAGCCAGTTGCGTCCGCCCTCCGTGCTGCTGGCCACGGTACGCTACCTGGCCGGTGAGGTGGCGGAAAGCGCCGACGCTGCCCGCGCCGAGGTGGCCAGCTTCGTGGCAGACCGCTTGCGAGCTGTGCGCCTGGACCTGGCCCTGCAGGGCGCGGGCGACGCCGAGGCAGCGGTGGTGCTGGAGGCGGCGCTGGCCACGCTGCTGGCCGTGGTGGCGCGGCTCGGGCCCGACGCGGCGCGGGGACCTGCGGACCCGGTGCTGCTGCAGGCCCAGGTGCAAGAGGGCTTCGGCTCGCTGCGGCGCTGCTACGCGCGAGGCGCGGGACCACACCCCCGCCAGCCAGCCTTCCAGGGCCTCTTTCTGCTCTATAACCTGG GCTCGGTGGAAGCCCTGCGTGAGGTTCTACAGCTGCCCGCTGCCCTGCGCACCTGCCCGCCCCTCCGCAAGGCCTTAGCGGTAGATGCTGCCTTCCGAGAGGGCAATGCTGCCCGCCTGTTCCGCCTGCTCCAGACCCTGCCCTACCTGGCAAGTTGCGCTGTGCAGTGCCATGTGGGCCATGCCCGCCGGGAAGCCCTGGCCCGCCTCGCTCGTGCCTTTAGCACCCCCAAGGGCCAGACCTTGCCTCTGGGCTTCATGGTCAACCTCCTGGCCCTGGATGGACTCAGGGAGGCACGGGACCTGTGCCAGGCCCATGGGCTGCCCTTGGACGGAGAGGAGAGAGTCGTGTTCCTGAGGGGTCGCTATGTGGAGGAAGGGCTACCGCCTGCCGGTACGTGCAAGGTGTTAGTGGAGAGCAAACTTCGAGGACGTACCCTGGAGGAGGTGGTCAtggcagaggaggaagatgagggtgCGGACAGACCTGGGTCCCCAGCCTGA